In one window of uncultured Draconibacterium sp. DNA:
- a CDS encoding FecR domain-containing protein, with amino-acid sequence MRRYYDSVEIGKLLGKAVISEISDSEKSRLASLISNNNLNNKQDLEKILRQAIPAVSSNAEEEKRERILMAIQEKIQLRKRQHKRRMIVRYAAAAAILVFVVVSTVFRNQRDTVVEPTIKHIASQEAVIEYPSGHEVILPKEANVASMLVAEDTVKAEIEKPQIYTVKVPLGTSHKLTLEDGTNVMLYPGSELSFPAHFSGAERLVTLQGEGYFDVTHDEKRPFNVKAREASVTVLGTSFNIRAYEDEGDVETVLVSGLVNINNTKLHPGEMAVYTRNNQSLSVHEVDANVYAERAAGIFVFDDKTLEEIMHDLSKWFDFEYSYTDESMKNERFRFKLERTEDFATIMEMMKFTGEVSFNISDHHVEILPGKKNK; translated from the coding sequence ATGAGAAGATATTACGACTCGGTTGAAATTGGTAAACTACTAGGTAAGGCGGTCATTTCTGAGATCTCTGATAGCGAGAAATCAAGACTTGCTTCGTTAATCTCGAACAATAACCTTAACAATAAGCAGGATCTGGAGAAGATTCTTCGTCAGGCCATCCCTGCTGTGTCAAGTAATGCAGAAGAGGAGAAACGTGAAAGAATCCTGATGGCTATTCAGGAGAAAATACAACTGAGAAAACGTCAGCATAAAAGAAGAATGATTGTACGTTACGCCGCAGCGGCCGCAATACTTGTGTTTGTTGTAGTGAGTACCGTTTTCAGAAATCAACGAGATACAGTAGTTGAGCCAACTATTAAGCATATAGCTAGTCAGGAGGCTGTAATCGAATATCCTTCAGGCCATGAAGTGATTTTGCCAAAAGAAGCCAATGTTGCGTCGATGCTTGTGGCGGAAGATACAGTTAAAGCTGAAATTGAGAAGCCACAAATTTACACTGTTAAAGTACCGCTCGGAACCAGCCACAAACTAACGCTCGAGGACGGAACAAATGTGATGTTGTATCCTGGTTCGGAATTGAGTTTCCCCGCTCATTTTTCCGGTGCCGAACGTTTGGTTACACTACAAGGCGAAGGTTATTTTGATGTTACCCACGATGAGAAACGTCCGTTCAATGTGAAGGCCAGAGAAGCCAGTGTAACAGTTTTGGGAACCAGCTTCAATATTAGGGCTTACGAAGATGAAGGAGATGTTGAAACAGTTCTTGTTTCGGGATTGGTAAATATTAACAATACCAAATTGCATCCGGGCGAGATGGCGGTTTACACCAGAAACAACCAGAGCCTAAGTGTTCATGAAGTTGATGCAAATGTTTATGCTGAAAGGGCTGCCGGAATTTTTGTGTTCGACGATAAAACTCTGGAAGAAATTATGCACGATTTGAGCAAGTGGTTCGATTTCGAATACAGCTATACAGATGAGTCAATGAAGAACGAGCGTTTCCGATTTAAGCTGGAACGTACCGAAGACTTTGCAACTATTATGGAGATGATGAAGTTTACAGGTGAGGTTTCTTTTAATATAAGCGACCACCACGTTGAAATTCTACCAGGAAAAAAAAACAAATAA
- a CDS encoding sigma-70 family RNA polymerase sigma factor: MDKIVAKLRDGDEQAFVELFHAFWDAGQRFVRSFISNDDICEDITQEVFLQIWDKRQIFESEKHFKAYFYKSLRNNTIKHLSRQKPSEEISNILTLESDDLFAKIVEVEFKREISRAISMLPEKRKQVILHAMAGLTVEEIAKQLNISVNTVKIHKKKAYSDLRKELKNINLRILAIFM, from the coding sequence ATGGACAAAATAGTTGCAAAATTAAGAGATGGTGACGAACAGGCGTTTGTCGAGCTATTTCATGCTTTTTGGGACGCAGGCCAACGTTTTGTCAGGTCGTTTATCTCCAATGATGATATTTGTGAGGATATTACACAAGAAGTTTTTCTTCAGATTTGGGATAAACGACAAATTTTTGAAAGTGAAAAACATTTTAAAGCCTATTTCTACAAATCACTTCGCAACAACACAATTAAACACCTTTCACGACAGAAACCCTCAGAGGAAATATCGAATATTCTGACGTTGGAAAGCGACGATCTTTTCGCAAAAATAGTAGAGGTTGAATTTAAACGGGAAATATCGAGGGCAATATCAATGCTTCCTGAAAAACGCAAGCAGGTAATACTTCATGCCATGGCAGGCTTAACTGTTGAAGAGATTGCTAAACAGCTAAACATTTCAGTAAACACTGTAAAAATTCATAAAAAGAAGGCTTATTCCGACCTCCGCAAAGAGCTAAAAAATATCAATCTTCGCATACTGGCAATTTTCATGTAA